One Thalassophryne amazonica chromosome 10, fThaAma1.1, whole genome shotgun sequence genomic region harbors:
- the LOC117518249 gene encoding tetraspanin-1 yields the protein MFFVVVLVIFVSEVAAGVVALAYSSFAEGILQAWATPALQQQYSSDLAATQIWNATMTELKCCGFTNYTDFVGSRFEKNRGTLPPSCCWNNTAPCRTVEVQRSNIQGCFEDILELVKEHANIVGGITAGVGILEVAAMIVSMYLYCCLHRTTS from the exons TTCTTCGTGGTTGTTCTGGTCATCTTCGTGTCCGAGGTGGCCGCTGGTGTCGTGGCTCTGGCCTACTCCTCGTTT GCTGAGGGAATCCTTCAAGCGTGGGCAACACCAGCGTTACAGCAGCAGTACAGCTCTGATCTGGCCGCCACACAGATCTGGAATGCCACCATGACAGAG CTAAAATGCTGCGGTTTCACCAACTACACAGACTTTGTGGGTTCACGTTTTGAAAAGAACAGAGGAACGCTACCCCCCAGCTGCTGCTGGAACAACACTGCCCCCTGCAGGACAGTGGAGGTACAGCGCAGCAATATCCAG GGCTGTTTTGAAGACATCCTGGAGCTGGTCAAAGAGCATGCCAACATCGTGGGAGGAATCACAGCAGGAGTTGGAATCTTGGAG GTGGCTGCGATGATCGTTTCCATGTACCTGTACTGCTGCCTGCACAGAACCACCAGCTGA